The DNA window AGACAATACCAGCAGACATTTGGGCATAGTTCGTGTTATAAGCATCTCTGAAGCCAACCATACCTACAGGAAGTGTCTTCAATTCATTACTAGATAGGAAGTAGTTTGCAAGCAAGAATTCGTTCCAGTTTCCTAGGAAGTTAACGATGAATACGGTTACTACGGCAGGAATGGTAAGCGGTATTATAATTCTAGCAAATAACCCTGCAGAGCTCAATCCATCAATAACCGCTGCTTCCTCAATTTCCCCTGGTAGAGATCGCATAAACGCAGCTAGGATGATAACCGAAAATGGAATCGCGTTAGCCACATAAGGTAGAATCAGAGCCATGTGCGTGTTCAAAATATCCAAATTTCTCATTATTCCATAAATCGGAAGCAAGAGAGAGTTGTTCGGAATCAACATACCAATGAGAATTAATTGAAACACAATTGCACTAATCTTGTTGTAACGCATACGAGTCACGGCAAATGCAAGCATCGCTGCAAACAAGATAGATACACATGCAGATAATATACCGATGTACAAACTGTTAAAGAAATACGTACTAATTTTAGCATTTACCCAGGCATTCACGTAGTTATCAAACATGATGGAACTTGGAAGCCCAAACGGATTAGCAGCAATAGATTGGTTATCCGTCTTCACGGAAGAGAATAGAACGAACAAAAAAGGATATAGAATAATGAGCAGGTAACCCATCAGAAAGATATGTGGAATAAATTTTTTGAGTGCTCTCATTAGTATTCAATCCTTTCTGAACGTCTAGCAATCAAGACTTGATATAGTACTGTGATAATCATTGTGAAAATAAAGATCAGGATAGCGATTGAGTTACCAAATCCATGTCTAAAGCTTGTGATCGCATATCGGATCATATACGTTGCCATAACATCCGTTGAACCAGCAGGTCCACCTTTCGTCATAACGAGAATGATATCCGCCGCTTTCATTGCACCAGCTACTGACAACATGATGACTACAGAAACAATTGGCATAATAAGTGGAAGTGTAATCTTCATAGCTCTTTGGAAACCAGTTGCTCCGTCGATCGCAGCCGCTTCATCTAGCTCTTTAGGAATAGAAAGAATCGCTGCTAGTACCATGATGATATAAAATCCGGTCCATTGCCATGCATTGGTGATCAGGATCGCTATCATGGCCCAATTCTTATCAGACAACCAATAAATCGGTTCGATTCCGAATATACCCAACAACTCATTCATGAGACCGAAATCTGGGTTATAAATGAACCCCCACAAAATCCCAATAACTGCTGTTGACATAATAGATGGCATAAATACTGCCGTTTTGTATAGACCTTTGAGTTTCTTCACGTTAGCGATAAGCAAGGAGAAGATAACAATGAGTGGTACTTGAATGAGACAAGAGAATAAAATGAAATACAAGTTATTACGTACAGACTTCCAAAATGCAACATCTTTGAATGCCGTTACGTAGTTGTCCAATCCAATATAGGTCATATGTTTAGATATTCCGTTCCAGCTAGTCAAACTGTTATTTACCGCAGTGAAAATTGGATAAATGAAGAATGCGAGAAACAGGACAAATGCCGGCAATATAAACACAATGTAGATCAGAGGGTTTCTTAGCGCTTTATTCATGGTAACCTCCGTAGTTTATGCCTTACTTAATATAAAAGGGTGCCCCCACATGTATCGAGGCGGGTGGCACCCTTTCAATAATTCTAAATTATTCCGCTGTTGCATTTGCTGCATCTTGAGCAGCTTGCACGTTTTCTAACATTTTCGCAGGGTCGATTTCGCCACCGATGACTTGTTGGATACCCATGCTAAGCGCTGTGTTAACTTCTGCTTGAACAAGAGCATCAAATGCTGGGAATGAAGTTCCGATTTCACTAACTGCTTTGAAAATATCTTGCATTAATGGATCGTCGGAAGTCGATTTCATTTGATCAAGGCTAATTTTCATAGCTGGAAGAACTCCATCATCTTTCAATCCACGAAGCTGCATTTCATCAGTCCACATGTTCTTGATGAATTCTTTAACTGCTGCTAATTTACGAGGATCTTCAGCAACTGCACTAGAGAAACCATAACCATTGTTAGCATCTTGCATCACGATAGCTTTGTCTCCAGCGTTTACAGGAGGCATATTGAAGTAACCAATTTTACCAACCATGTCACCAGCTTGAGCTGGAT is part of the Paenibacillus segetis genome and encodes:
- a CDS encoding carbohydrate ABC transporter permease, which gives rise to MRALKKFIPHIFLMGYLLIILYPFLFVLFSSVKTDNQSIAANPFGLPSSIMFDNYVNAWVNAKISTYFFNSLYIGILSACVSILFAAMLAFAVTRMRYNKISAIVFQLILIGMLIPNNSLLLPIYGIMRNLDILNTHMALILPYVANAIPFSVIILAAFMRSLPGEIEEAAVIDGLSSAGLFARIIIPLTIPAVVTVFIVNFLGNWNEFLLANYFLSSNELKTLPVGMVGFRDAYNTNYAQMSAGIVFSVVPVLVIYAILQEKIIEGVTAGSVKG
- a CDS encoding carbohydrate ABC transporter permease, whose protein sequence is MNKALRNPLIYIVFILPAFVLFLAFFIYPIFTAVNNSLTSWNGISKHMTYIGLDNYVTAFKDVAFWKSVRNNLYFILFSCLIQVPLIVIFSLLIANVKKLKGLYKTAVFMPSIMSTAVIGILWGFIYNPDFGLMNELLGIFGIEPIYWLSDKNWAMIAILITNAWQWTGFYIIMVLAAILSIPKELDEAAAIDGATGFQRAMKITLPLIMPIVSVVIMLSVAGAMKAADIILVMTKGGPAGSTDVMATYMIRYAITSFRHGFGNSIAILIFIFTMIITVLYQVLIARRSERIEY